One genomic segment of Mycolicibacterium gilvum includes these proteins:
- a CDS encoding alpha/beta hydrolase: MAVSVSTVRESQPARLVDAADAMRGKHSSLQAIVTGEREMLSFLQGHWSGDAATAALATGLRDTDRQERTAARLAHLESALRSGGLQMAALRDALLDLVATTERFGFAVADDGTVTPEQWLIGDFLDSIARNLTAFLQKMLQLFTDLDENTAAAIDQAAGVDIPNPPVDIGGTQLHIPSPDTDPAQVQQWWDGLTQQQRDGLIAQHPPMLGNLNGIPADVRDQVNVAVLDDDLDRVESVVAAHGVSTDDVTADPARFGLSDGDVTRYQNARETQEGLIHQMTGENSLPGPGGDDRRYSDIGAAERADKNWRPTMLWSYDPQAFDGKGRAAVSIGNPDRSANTAVIVPGTSASVRDGWLSDGHNDAINLYNQSLQVDPDNPTAVISWMGYNTPESFTDPNIATTGLARTGGDALAWDVNSLAVTHDAGVPHHLTVAGHSYGSTTVADAFAHSGMQADNAVLLGSPGTDVAQSAADFGVDGDRVYIGDASTDPVGWLGQMGNALPGEINDTLGSMAGPSAGLGADPAFEDFGATRFRAEVPGADMIDPGDHSYYYTPGSESLRSMAEIVTGNGDRLGELGLLAPPRTEMSLATPGQVDLPFVGEVPLPQVQIETPVILDPEWNRPAE, encoded by the coding sequence ATGGCCGTGTCGGTGTCGACGGTGCGGGAATCGCAGCCCGCCCGACTGGTCGACGCCGCCGACGCGATGCGCGGCAAGCACAGCTCGTTGCAGGCCATCGTCACCGGCGAACGCGAGATGCTGTCGTTCCTGCAAGGCCACTGGTCCGGTGACGCCGCGACCGCAGCGCTTGCCACCGGATTGCGGGACACCGACCGGCAGGAGCGCACCGCCGCGCGACTGGCCCACCTGGAGTCGGCGCTGCGCAGCGGCGGCCTGCAGATGGCCGCGCTGCGCGACGCGCTGCTGGACCTCGTGGCCACCACCGAGCGATTCGGATTCGCCGTCGCCGACGACGGCACCGTCACCCCCGAGCAGTGGCTGATCGGAGATTTCCTCGACAGCATCGCGCGCAATCTCACCGCGTTCCTGCAGAAGATGCTGCAACTCTTCACCGATCTCGACGAGAACACCGCCGCGGCCATCGACCAGGCCGCCGGCGTCGACATCCCCAATCCACCCGTGGACATCGGGGGCACGCAGCTCCACATTCCGTCCCCCGACACCGATCCCGCCCAGGTCCAACAGTGGTGGGACGGGCTGACCCAGCAGCAGCGCGACGGGCTGATCGCCCAGCACCCCCCGATGTTGGGCAATCTCAACGGAATTCCAGCCGATGTGCGCGATCAGGTCAACGTCGCGGTACTCGACGACGACCTGGACAGGGTGGAGTCCGTCGTCGCCGCCCACGGCGTCAGCACCGACGACGTCACGGCGGACCCCGCGCGCTTCGGCCTGTCCGACGGCGACGTCACCCGCTACCAGAACGCCCGCGAGACCCAGGAGGGTCTGATCCACCAGATGACGGGCGAGAACTCGTTGCCCGGGCCGGGCGGTGATGACCGGCGCTACAGCGACATCGGGGCCGCGGAACGGGCGGACAAGAACTGGCGCCCCACCATGTTGTGGTCCTACGACCCGCAGGCCTTCGACGGCAAGGGCCGCGCCGCGGTGTCGATCGGCAACCCGGACAGATCCGCCAACACCGCGGTGATCGTGCCCGGCACCAGCGCCAGCGTGCGCGACGGCTGGCTCTCCGACGGCCACAACGATGCGATCAACCTGTACAACCAGTCGCTGCAGGTCGACCCCGACAACCCCACCGCCGTGATCTCCTGGATGGGCTACAACACGCCCGAGAGTTTCACCGACCCCAACATCGCCACCACCGGACTCGCCCGCACCGGCGGCGACGCGCTGGCCTGGGACGTCAACAGCCTCGCCGTCACCCACGACGCCGGCGTCCCGCACCATCTCACCGTTGCCGGACACTCCTACGGATCCACCACTGTCGCAGACGCTTTCGCCCACAGCGGGATGCAGGCCGACAACGCCGTCCTGCTCGGCAGCCCCGGTACCGACGTCGCGCAGAGCGCCGCGGATTTCGGCGTCGACGGCGACCGGGTCTACATCGGCGACGCCTCCACCGATCCGGTCGGCTGGCTCGGGCAGATGGGCAACGCACTGCCCGGTGAGATCAACGACACGCTGGGCTCGATGGCCGGCCCGTCGGCGGGCCTCGGCGCCGACCCGGCCTTCGAGGACTTCGGCGCGACGCGCTTTCGCGCCGAGGTCCCCGGCGCGGACATGATCGATCCCGGCGACCACTCGTACTACTACACCCCCGGTAGCGAGTCGCTGCGCAGCATGGCCGAGATCGTCACCGGCAACGGCGACAGGCTCGGTGAACTCGGCCTGCTGGCTCCGCCGCGGACCGAGATGTCGCTCGCGACACCGGGACAGGTCGACCTCCCGTTCGTCGGGGAGGTCCCGTTGCCGCAGGTGCAGATCGAGACTCCGGTGATCTTGGACCCGGAATGGAACCGCCCGGCAGAATGA
- a CDS encoding YdeI/OmpD-associated family protein codes for MSSTQVSGGVVHELPADLRAALAGNATALAAWNDITPLARNEFICWVEDAKQDTTRERRIRRTQEELEEGKRRPCCWPGCKHRERTGKA; via the coding sequence GTGAGCAGCACACAAGTCTCCGGAGGAGTGGTGCACGAGCTGCCCGCGGATCTGCGGGCAGCGCTGGCGGGTAATGCGACCGCCCTGGCGGCCTGGAACGACATCACGCCTCTGGCCCGCAACGAGTTCATCTGCTGGGTCGAGGACGCCAAACAGGACACGACGCGTGAGCGACGGATCCGGCGCACTCAGGAGGAACTGGAAGAGGGCAAGCGACGGCCCTGCTGTTGGCCGGGATGCAAGCACCGCGAGCGCACCGGCAAGGCGTAG
- a CDS encoding ChaB family protein, with product MPKTTKSGDAKKSELPSTLQKSDEKAERTFTKSHDAAAEQYGEGERAHRVAYAALKHSYEKVGDHWEEKDQRGPSDERSESGGPNPAGESAEGVDANATKKHLLEVARRLDVRGRSTMTKDELVTAIMKANRRETARNR from the coding sequence GTGCCGAAGACGACCAAATCCGGGGATGCGAAGAAGAGCGAGTTGCCGAGCACCCTGCAGAAATCCGACGAAAAGGCCGAGCGGACCTTCACCAAGTCCCACGACGCCGCGGCCGAACAGTACGGCGAAGGCGAACGCGCACACCGGGTCGCCTACGCCGCGCTCAAGCACAGCTACGAGAAGGTCGGCGACCACTGGGAGGAGAAGGACCAGCGAGGGCCCTCGGATGAACGCAGCGAGAGCGGTGGCCCGAACCCGGCCGGTGAGAGCGCCGAAGGTGTGGACGCCAACGCCACGAAGAAGCACCTCCTCGAGGTGGCCCGACGACTCGACGTCCGCGGCCGTTCCACCATGACCAAGGACGAACTCGTCACCGCGATCATGAAGGCGAATCGGCGCGAGACCGCGCGGAACCGCTAG
- a CDS encoding pyridoxamine 5'-phosphate oxidase family protein gives MGKNERGKIVMTDDEIAEFIERSRTATMATVLPNGRPHLVAMWYAVLDGEIWFETKAKSQKAVNLRRDPTITVMIEDGLSYDTLRGVSIDGTAEIIDDPETNLRVGISVWERYTGPYTDEMRPFVEQMMNNRISVRVIPSRKRSWDHRKLGMQGMPISGSTAQYL, from the coding sequence GTGGGTAAGAACGAGCGCGGAAAAATCGTGATGACCGACGACGAGATCGCCGAGTTCATCGAACGCAGCCGGACCGCCACCATGGCGACGGTGCTGCCGAACGGACGGCCGCATCTGGTCGCCATGTGGTACGCCGTCCTCGACGGGGAGATCTGGTTCGAGACGAAGGCCAAGTCGCAGAAGGCCGTCAACCTTCGCCGGGACCCGACGATCACGGTGATGATCGAGGACGGGCTGTCCTACGACACCCTGCGCGGCGTGTCCATCGACGGGACTGCCGAGATCATCGACGACCCGGAGACCAATCTGCGCGTCGGCATCAGCGTCTGGGAGCGCTACACCGGCCCCTACACCGACGAGATGCGCCCGTTCGTCGAGCAGATGATGAACAACCGGATCTCGGTGCGCGTGATCCCGTCGCGCAAGCGCAGCTGGGACCACCGCAAGCTAGGCATGCAGGGCATGCCGATATCGGGCAGTACCGCGCAGTACCTCTGA
- a CDS encoding acyl-CoA thioesterase domain-containing protein: MSSRAFFLPDGDAFAPIEWARGPWGKTISGNYVGGLLGHVVERDAGDADLQPARFTVDLCRPAGLAEPVRVETTVVREGRRLKLVDAVMTQAGTVVARASTLFLRRGEQPPGPRFTTTVPMPAVPRPDPIPDDIATLVWSYGKDGDTPSLGLGAWTYDGPKYIWALELAPIVAGTELTPFERAALAGDMASSLTHFGEDGLPFINADYTLTLSRLPDGPYLGLAALTHDSDAGVATGTAIVVDETGPLGTATATALANPGFSPPRAFN, from the coding sequence GTGAGCAGCCGGGCCTTCTTCCTCCCCGACGGTGACGCGTTCGCCCCGATCGAATGGGCCCGCGGGCCCTGGGGGAAGACCATCAGCGGCAACTACGTCGGCGGCCTGCTCGGCCACGTCGTCGAGCGGGACGCGGGCGACGCCGATCTCCAGCCGGCACGATTCACCGTCGACCTGTGCCGGCCCGCCGGCCTCGCCGAACCCGTGCGCGTCGAGACGACCGTCGTGCGCGAAGGGCGCCGGCTCAAGCTCGTCGATGCCGTGATGACCCAGGCCGGCACCGTCGTCGCCCGCGCGAGCACGCTGTTCCTGCGTCGCGGAGAGCAGCCGCCCGGACCCCGCTTCACCACCACGGTTCCGATGCCGGCAGTGCCCAGGCCGGATCCGATCCCCGACGACATCGCCACGCTGGTATGGAGTTACGGCAAGGACGGCGACACACCGAGCCTGGGCCTCGGCGCGTGGACCTACGACGGTCCCAAGTACATCTGGGCGCTCGAACTCGCCCCGATCGTCGCCGGCACCGAGCTGACACCGTTCGAACGCGCGGCCCTGGCCGGCGACATGGCCAGCTCGCTGACCCACTTCGGCGAGGACGGGCTGCCGTTCATCAACGCCGACTACACGCTGACGCTGAGCCGGCTGCCCGACGGGCCGTACCTGGGCCTGGCGGCGCTGACCCATGACAGCGACGCCGGTGTCGCGACCGGCACCGCGATCGTCGTCGACGAGACCGGCCCACTCGGGACCGCGACCGCCACCGCGCTGGCGAACCCGGGGTTCAGTCCGCCGCGCGCGTTCAACTGA
- a CDS encoding GNAT family N-acetyltransferase: MTTDKTGAPTEVTQESDRFSISVDGKKAGFTEFVDHENQRIFPHTEIDDEFGGRGLATILVRGALDATRDAGLRVVPVCSMVAGFIDKNPEYKDIADPVTTEVKRLLSQK; encoded by the coding sequence ATGACCACCGACAAGACCGGCGCCCCCACCGAGGTCACCCAGGAATCCGACCGCTTCAGCATCTCCGTCGACGGAAAGAAGGCCGGCTTCACGGAGTTTGTCGACCACGAGAACCAGCGAATCTTCCCGCACACCGAGATCGACGACGAGTTCGGCGGGCGCGGACTCGCCACGATTCTCGTCCGCGGTGCCCTCGACGCGACCCGCGACGCAGGGCTGCGCGTCGTGCCGGTCTGCTCGATGGTCGCCGGCTTCATCGACAAGAACCCCGAGTACAAGGACATCGCCGATCCGGTCACCACCGAGGTCAAGCGGCTCCTGTCGCAGAAGTGA
- a CDS encoding pirin family protein encodes MSNTDTAPDEVDCVASGFTGVLHPREVPLGGPRAIRVRRTLPQRERSLIGAWCFADHYGPHDVRGGAGMDVPPHPHTGLQTVSWLFSGEVEHRDSAGVHAMVRPGELNLMTAGAGICHSEVSTASTSVLHGAQLWVALPDSDRNTERDFAHYAPPARASGGVTTRVFLGELEGEHSPVHTFTPLLGAQLDLDPGVEVTLDVDTSFEHGVLVDQGDVEACGSALAVADLAYQGTGHDRLRLVNRGDNPARVILLGGTPFGEELVMWWNFVGRSHDEIVAYREQWQQHDERFGAVDGYTGAVTHLPAPPLPNATLRPRPAPGV; translated from the coding sequence GTGAGCAACACCGACACCGCCCCTGATGAAGTGGACTGCGTCGCTTCGGGTTTCACCGGGGTGCTTCATCCGCGCGAGGTGCCACTCGGCGGTCCCCGGGCGATAAGGGTGCGGCGCACGCTGCCGCAGCGCGAGCGTTCGCTGATCGGCGCCTGGTGTTTCGCCGACCACTACGGTCCGCACGACGTCCGCGGCGGCGCCGGGATGGACGTTCCACCGCACCCCCACACCGGCCTGCAGACCGTGAGCTGGTTGTTCAGCGGCGAGGTCGAACACCGCGACAGCGCCGGTGTGCACGCGATGGTGCGGCCCGGTGAGCTCAACCTGATGACCGCCGGCGCGGGCATCTGCCATTCCGAGGTGTCGACCGCGTCGACGTCTGTGCTGCACGGCGCCCAGCTGTGGGTGGCGCTCCCCGATTCCGACCGCAACACCGAACGCGACTTCGCGCACTACGCACCCCCCGCCCGGGCCTCGGGCGGCGTGACGACCCGGGTTTTCCTCGGCGAACTCGAGGGCGAGCACTCCCCCGTGCACACCTTCACCCCGCTGCTCGGAGCCCAGCTCGACCTCGACCCGGGCGTCGAGGTCACCCTCGACGTCGACACATCGTTCGAGCACGGCGTGCTCGTCGACCAGGGCGACGTGGAGGCCTGCGGATCCGCGCTGGCGGTCGCCGACCTCGCCTACCAGGGCACCGGGCACGACCGGTTGCGGCTGGTCAACCGCGGCGACAACCCGGCCCGGGTGATTCTGCTCGGGGGCACCCCGTTCGGCGAAGAGCTGGTGATGTGGTGGAACTTCGTCGGCCGCAGCCACGACGAGATCGTCGCCTACCGCGAGCAGTGGCAGCAGCACGACGAGCGGTTCGGCGCCGTCGACGGCTACACGGGCGCCGTCACTCACCTGCCCGCCCCACCGCTGCCGAACGCCACCCTGCGTCCGCGGCCCGCGCCAGGGGTATAG
- a CDS encoding EVE domain-containing protein, which yields MTNWINTVSRDHVERGVRGRFTQANHGKPHMLRKMSRGDWIIFYSPRTEHPNGAPLQAFTAIGRVADDEPYQVEMTPDFQPWRRNVDFLECVETPIRPLIDALDFIEDKARWGYKFRFGVFRIDDHDLDVIRSAMTAVAPTLEG from the coding sequence ATGACGAACTGGATCAACACGGTCAGCCGCGATCACGTCGAACGCGGCGTTCGCGGCCGCTTCACTCAGGCCAACCACGGCAAGCCCCACATGCTGCGCAAGATGTCACGCGGCGACTGGATCATCTTCTACTCGCCGAGGACCGAACACCCGAACGGTGCGCCGCTGCAGGCGTTCACAGCGATCGGCCGGGTCGCCGACGACGAGCCCTACCAGGTCGAGATGACGCCCGATTTCCAGCCGTGGCGGCGCAACGTCGACTTCCTCGAGTGCGTCGAGACGCCGATCCGGCCGTTGATCGACGCGCTCGACTTCATCGAGGACAAGGCCCGGTGGGGCTACAAGTTCCGCTTCGGGGTGTTCCGGATCGACGACCACGACCTCGACGTGATCCGCTCGGCGATGACCGCTGTAGCTCCTACTCTGGAGGGGTGA
- a CDS encoding DivIVA domain-containing protein: MSDGAVTAEYLRNFVFDKPPFGKRGYNEKAVADFVALCARRLEGRGHLTADDVRSVRFNKPPIGRRGYDDAQVDQLLNEIATAIAELDA; the protein is encoded by the coding sequence ATGAGCGACGGCGCCGTCACGGCTGAGTACCTGCGCAACTTCGTTTTCGACAAGCCCCCCTTCGGCAAGCGGGGCTACAACGAGAAGGCCGTCGCCGATTTCGTCGCACTGTGCGCACGCCGGTTGGAGGGCCGCGGCCATCTCACGGCCGACGACGTCCGCAGCGTGCGCTTCAACAAGCCGCCCATCGGCCGGCGCGGCTACGACGATGCCCAGGTCGATCAGCTTCTCAACGAAATCGCCACGGCCATCGCCGAACTCGATGCCTGA
- a CDS encoding acyl-CoA carboxylase subunit beta gives MPDPESVRDDLAELTRRRALNEDGARPDAVKRRHDAGGRTARENVADLVDPGSFVEYGRFAVAPQRMRRDVEDLIARTPADGLIAGTARIHGGACAVLSYDYTVLAGTQGGLGHRKKDRLFELIERMRLPTVFFAEGGGGRPGDTDYPAVSSLDTRAFALWAKLSGLVPRIAVVKGRCFAGNAVIAGASDLIVATRDASLGMGGPAMIAGGGLGDVAPDDVGPMAVQEPNGNVDVVVDDEAEAVAVAKRLIGYFQGPVAQWSAPDQTALRTAVPERARRAYDVAPVIETLADENSVTFLRPRFAREMVTALARIEGRPVGVIANDTRFTAGAITAAASDKAARFLQLCDAFGLPVLSLIDCPGYMVGPAAEAESLVRRASRMLVAGAALRVPLIAVILRRGYGLGAQAMAGGSLHEPVLTVAWPGAHLGPMGLEGAVRLGMRKELEAIADEEEREALVAAATAAAQENAKALNAAMLFEIDDVIDPAETRAVVAATLAAAEPGTKKPAPDRSRFIDTW, from the coding sequence ATGCCTGACCCCGAGTCCGTCCGCGACGATCTGGCCGAGCTGACGCGGCGCCGCGCACTGAACGAGGACGGCGCGCGGCCCGACGCCGTGAAGCGGCGTCACGACGCCGGCGGCCGCACCGCGCGGGAGAACGTCGCCGATCTGGTCGACCCGGGATCGTTCGTCGAATACGGCCGCTTCGCCGTCGCCCCGCAGCGCATGCGCCGCGACGTCGAGGACCTGATCGCACGCACCCCCGCCGACGGTCTGATCGCCGGCACCGCGCGGATCCACGGCGGCGCGTGCGCGGTGCTGTCCTATGACTACACGGTGCTGGCAGGCACCCAGGGCGGCCTGGGCCATCGCAAGAAGGACCGGCTGTTCGAGCTCATCGAACGGATGCGGTTGCCGACCGTGTTCTTCGCCGAGGGCGGGGGAGGCCGGCCCGGCGACACCGACTATCCCGCGGTGTCCTCGCTCGACACCCGGGCATTCGCGTTGTGGGCCAAGCTGTCCGGGCTGGTGCCCCGTATCGCGGTGGTCAAGGGACGGTGCTTCGCGGGCAACGCGGTGATTGCGGGCGCGTCCGACCTGATCGTCGCGACGCGGGACGCGTCCCTGGGCATGGGCGGGCCGGCGATGATCGCCGGGGGCGGGCTGGGCGACGTCGCACCCGACGACGTCGGACCGATGGCGGTGCAGGAACCCAACGGCAACGTCGACGTCGTCGTCGACGACGAGGCCGAAGCGGTCGCCGTCGCGAAGCGGTTGATCGGCTACTTCCAGGGACCGGTCGCACAGTGGTCGGCGCCGGATCAGACCGCGTTGCGTACTGCCGTACCAGAGCGTGCCCGCCGCGCCTACGACGTCGCGCCGGTGATCGAGACCCTGGCCGACGAGAACTCGGTGACGTTCCTGCGTCCGCGGTTCGCGCGGGAGATGGTGACGGCGCTGGCACGGATCGAGGGCCGACCGGTCGGGGTGATCGCCAACGACACCAGGTTCACCGCGGGGGCCATCACGGCGGCGGCGTCCGACAAGGCCGCCCGCTTTCTGCAGCTGTGCGACGCGTTCGGGCTCCCGGTGCTGTCGTTGATCGACTGCCCGGGATACATGGTGGGCCCGGCCGCCGAGGCGGAGTCGCTGGTGCGGCGCGCGTCGCGAATGTTGGTGGCGGGAGCCGCACTTCGGGTGCCATTGATCGCGGTGATCCTGCGTCGCGGTTACGGCCTCGGCGCACAGGCGATGGCCGGCGGCAGCCTGCACGAACCGGTGCTGACGGTCGCGTGGCCCGGGGCTCATCTCGGACCGATGGGTCTGGAGGGCGCGGTGCGGTTGGGCATGCGCAAGGAGCTGGAGGCGATCGCCGACGAAGAGGAACGGGAAGCGCTCGTCGCGGCTGCCACCGCCGCGGCGCAGGAGAACGCGAAGGCGCTCAACGCGGCGATGCTGTTCGAGATCGACGACGTGATCGACCCGGCCGAAACCCGCGCCGTGGTCGCGGCGACGCTGGCGGCGGCCGAGCCCGGCACGAAAAAACCGGCTCCTGACCGGAGCCGGTTCATCGATACCTGGTAG
- a CDS encoding WhiB family transcriptional regulator, giving the protein MNAQSWDDTPIGECTRDPERWTTTADDDAKTICRSCPRRWLCAREAYESPRAEGLWAGIYVPEAGRGRTFALRQLKSLAEQNGYPVGERRVYYAESA; this is encoded by the coding sequence ATGAACGCACAGTCATGGGACGACACGCCGATCGGTGAGTGCACGCGGGATCCGGAGCGGTGGACGACAACCGCCGACGACGACGCCAAGACGATCTGCCGCTCATGCCCCCGGCGCTGGCTGTGCGCCCGCGAGGCCTACGAGTCACCGCGCGCCGAGGGCCTCTGGGCCGGGATCTATGTTCCCGAGGCCGGCCGCGGCCGAACCTTCGCGCTGCGGCAGCTGAAGTCCTTGGCCGAGCAGAACGGCTACCCCGTCGGTGAACGCCGCGTGTACTACGCCGAGAGCGCATGA
- a CDS encoding MinD/ParA family ATP-binding protein yields MQLIGPTAGHPRSRPRRAHPSTYRPPGTICLLSRQWRYPGRVTDREVPQRPDQERPGGMFRQPNPQPPQDWTPPTRPVPAPAPGYPPRPPWPDHPRPQGHQPVPPQPSTYTDRIRPADLVPSRKPLPGHGWRLALLKATFGLVNVGPSPEERRSAALEAAIRAPLRGHFKVGVMGKGGVGKTTVSACIGSLFAELRHDDRVVAVDADTAFGKLGSRVDPRARHSFWELTADQYLETFADIRHHLGSNAAGLFVLAGEESPARRRVLDAAVYREATARLDRYFTITVVDCSSTMDSPVTEEVLRDLDALVVVSSPWVDGAAAAGQTLDWLVARGMTTLLQHTVVVLNDSDGHADKRTKRVLAQQFSGHGQLVVEVPFDGHLRPGGVIDGTAQMSRTARSKLVEVCAALAAFFPTQDDRSRQRR; encoded by the coding sequence ATGCAGCTCATCGGCCCGACCGCCGGGCACCCTCGGAGCCGGCCCCGCCGCGCTCACCCGTCAACCTACCGTCCGCCCGGCACGATTTGTTTGCTGTCAAGGCAGTGGCGCTACCCTGGCCGGGTGACCGACCGCGAGGTGCCGCAGCGGCCCGACCAGGAACGCCCCGGAGGGATGTTCCGTCAGCCCAACCCGCAACCACCGCAGGACTGGACGCCGCCGACGCGTCCGGTGCCGGCCCCTGCGCCCGGTTACCCGCCGCGACCACCGTGGCCGGACCATCCCCGGCCACAGGGTCACCAACCGGTCCCGCCGCAGCCGTCGACGTACACCGACCGTATCCGGCCCGCCGACCTCGTTCCGAGCCGCAAGCCCCTACCCGGTCACGGCTGGCGGCTCGCACTGTTGAAGGCCACGTTCGGACTGGTCAACGTCGGCCCGTCGCCCGAGGAACGCCGATCGGCCGCGCTGGAGGCCGCCATCCGCGCACCGCTGCGCGGACACTTCAAGGTCGGCGTGATGGGCAAGGGCGGGGTCGGCAAGACCACGGTCTCGGCGTGCATCGGGTCGCTGTTCGCCGAACTGCGCCACGACGACCGCGTGGTCGCCGTCGACGCCGACACCGCGTTCGGCAAGCTCGGCAGCCGGGTGGACCCGCGGGCCCGGCATTCGTTCTGGGAACTCACGGCCGACCAGTACCTGGAGACGTTCGCCGACATCCGTCATCACCTGGGCAGCAACGCCGCCGGCCTTTTCGTCCTGGCCGGCGAGGAGAGCCCGGCCCGGCGCCGGGTGCTCGATGCCGCTGTCTACCGCGAGGCGACGGCCCGCCTGGACCGCTACTTCACCATCACGGTCGTGGATTGCAGCTCCACGATGGATTCACCGGTCACCGAGGAGGTGTTGCGCGATCTCGACGCGCTGGTGGTGGTGTCCTCACCGTGGGTCGACGGTGCCGCGGCCGCCGGGCAGACCCTGGACTGGCTGGTGGCCAGAGGGATGACGACACTGCTGCAACACACCGTGGTCGTCCTCAACGATTCGGATGGGCACGCCGACAAGCGGACGAAAAGAGTCCTCGCCCAACAGTTCTCCGGGCACGGTCAACTGGTGGTCGAAGTTCCGTTCGACGGTCACCTACGACCGGGGGGCGTCATCGACGGGACGGCGCAGATGTCGCGGACGGCGCGGAGCAAGCTCGTCGAGGTGTGCGCGGCGCTCGCCGCGTTCTTTCCCACCCAGGACGACCGCTCGCGTCAGCGTCGCTGA
- a CDS encoding ESX secretion-associated protein EspG — translation MTTPLFADGEPTHYDDVVGVELTIDGMLVVADLLHLVDFPLALGIRPNIPYEEQRKVVWDQVTHDLTAQGILTAYGDPHPEVAAMVDALSRADRTLDCRWWRRDVGGKMVRFVVCRKGKRHVVAARDDDMLVLQRVAPQIGLAAMVNVVIGAGAPANVEPLTGLATELAQARSAEQLGRYGQPPHSAKVYAEASASPDSWVEITANERHPGGTYSQAGVGAGVLDSSHGRIVSIPRRVNGELYGSFLPGTPENLQRALDGLIEFLPSATWFEHQDAAEGSVND, via the coding sequence ATGACGACACCGCTCTTCGCGGACGGCGAGCCCACCCACTACGACGACGTGGTGGGTGTCGAGCTCACGATCGACGGGATGCTCGTGGTCGCCGACCTGCTCCATCTCGTCGACTTCCCACTGGCCTTGGGCATCCGCCCCAACATCCCGTACGAGGAGCAGCGCAAGGTCGTCTGGGATCAGGTCACCCACGATCTGACCGCGCAGGGCATTCTGACGGCGTACGGCGACCCGCACCCCGAGGTCGCGGCGATGGTCGACGCGCTCAGTCGAGCCGACCGCACGCTCGACTGCCGCTGGTGGCGCCGCGACGTCGGAGGCAAGATGGTGCGCTTCGTGGTGTGCCGCAAAGGGAAGCGGCACGTGGTCGCCGCGCGCGACGACGACATGCTGGTGCTGCAGCGGGTCGCACCGCAGATCGGTCTCGCCGCGATGGTCAACGTTGTCATCGGCGCCGGCGCACCCGCGAATGTGGAACCGCTGACCGGTCTCGCCACCGAACTGGCCCAAGCCCGTTCCGCCGAGCAACTCGGCCGGTACGGCCAACCGCCGCATTCGGCGAAGGTCTACGCCGAGGCGAGTGCGTCGCCCGACAGTTGGGTCGAGATCACCGCCAACGAGCGGCATCCCGGCGGCACGTACTCCCAGGCGGGTGTCGGCGCCGGCGTCCTGGACTCGTCCCACGGCAGGATCGTGTCGATCCCGAGGCGCGTGAACGGTGAACTGTACGGAAGTTTCCTACCGGGGACTCCGGAGAATCTGCAGCGCGCGCTCGACGGTCTGATCGAATTCCTGCCGTCCGCAACGTGGTTCGAGCATCAGGACGCCGCCGAGGGCTCCGTCAACGATTGA